One window of the Montipora foliosa isolate CH-2021 chromosome 4, ASM3666993v2, whole genome shotgun sequence genome contains the following:
- the LOC138000936 gene encoding tyrosine-protein kinase-like otk gives MADAPPKLDAALKKDSMLVLFHSTLQLKCIERGDPEPNVTWTNNGTQVANNNTLVITNVTFKDAGQYGCVARNRAGNVSGKIWIEVIEFPTAEISPNPYPTMLEGDKLTLTRKANEATWRITWEKNNVSKIQRANITENGDSSILLIEKVQVSDSGKYSCKVLNKAGSASSSVDIKIRGHANDVSFDQSKSSCNPNNRICTQRWIFEIVGEKDLNRRVLT, from the exons ATGGCCGACG CTCCTCCTAAGCTGGATGCTGCTCTTAAGAAAGACTCTATGCTTGTGTTGTTTCActctacattacaattaaaatgTATTGAGAGAGGAGACCCAGAACCAAACGTCACCTGGACTAACAATGGAACTCAAGTTGCTAATAACAACACTCTTGTTATCACTAATGTGACTTTCAAAGATGCTGGCCAATATGGATGTGTTGCAAGGAACAGGGCAGGAAATGTAAGCGGTAAAATTTGGATTGAAGTAATAG AATTTCCCACTGCTGAGATATCTCCAAACCCATATCCCACAATGCTGGAAGGTGATAAACTGACATTGACTCGCAAAGCCAATGAAGCTACATGGCGAATCACGTGGGAAAAGAATAACGTTTCTAAGATTCAAAGAGCCAACATCACTGAAAACGGTGACAGCAGCATCCTCCTTATTGAAAAAGTTCAAGTTTCTGACAGTGGTAAATACTCATGCAAAGTACTGAACAAGGCAGGCTCTGCGTCTTCGTCTGTCGATATCAAAATAAgag GTCATGCAAACGATGTTTCGTTTGACCAAAGTAAAAGTAGTTGCAATCCCAACAACAGGATTTGCACACAACGTTGGATTTTTGAGATTGTAGGGGAAAAGGACTTGAATCGTCGGGTGTTAACATAA